CCGGCCACCTCGCCTACGGGGCGGCGGGCGTGCCGGGCGTGATTCCCCCGAACGCTACCCTGATCTTCGACGTGGAACTCGTGGACGTGCGCTGAGGCTGTCTTCAGAGGCCGCGACCCTCCGTAAACTGCAAGGGTTGCGGCCTCTGCCCTTTCAATCCTGCCGGTCAGTGGTGTTCATATTCCCCTGATCGTCCACCCGACTGTCACCCTCCAGCGTCAGGTCAGGGTTGCCGGGGCTGTCCTGCACGGTGTGGCCCTGCGGCGTGGGGTACTTCGTGGCGCTCTCCGAATCGGTGCTGCGCTGGGGCAGTGGCAGGTCCGTCTGTTCGTCGTCTCGGCGTCCGGTCATGCGGGCAGCGTAGGGGGGTGCGCGCGGGGGCGCATGTGCGGGACGTGAAGCGGGATTCACGGCGTTCCCCCGCCTAGAATGCGGGCCGTGACCGCCTCTCCCCTCCCCGTGATCCTCGACGGCGACCCTGGCCTCGACGACGCCATCGCCTGGCTGCTCGCGCTCGCCAGCCCGGAGGAGGTGCGGGTGCTGGGCCTCACCGCCGTGCATGGCAACGTGGGCCTGGACCGAACCACGCGCAACGCCCTCGTCACGCTGGCGCTCGCGGGCGAGGCGGGGGCCGGAGTGCCCGTGTACGCCGGGGCCAACCGTCCGCTTATCCGCCCGGCGATGACGGCGGCGGCGGTGCATGGGGAGAGCGGCCTCCCGGCCTCCGGCCTGCCCGAGCCGGGACGAGGGGCAGAGTCGGAACACGCGGTGGACTTCATCAGCCGCGCTGTGCGCGGGCAACCGGGCGAGGTGACGCTGGTGGCGACCGGCCCCCTCACGAATGTGGCGCTCGCCTTTCGCCTGGCCCCCGACCTGCCGGAACTGCTGCGCGAGGTCGTCTGGATGGGCGGCAGCACCGGGCAGGGCAACCGCACCCCAGCGGCGGAATTTAACGCCCTGGCCGACCCGCACGCCGCGCGCATCGTGCTGGAGTCGGGCGTGCGGGTGCGGATGTTCGGGCTGAACGTGACCATGCAGGCCGTCGCCACGCCCGAACGGGTGGAGAGGCTGCGTACCCTGGGCAACCGCGCCGGAAGGGTGAGCGCCGAGCTGCTGACCTTCTACGCGGGCATCTACCGCGAGCGCTACGGGATGACGGGCGGCGCCCTCCACGACCCCCTCGCCGTCGCCGCCGTGATCCGGCCAGGGTTGTGCGAGATGCGGCCCATGAACGTGCAGGTCGAGACGCAGGAGGGCCTGAACTTCGGGCGGACGGTGTGCGACCTGTACGGGGTGACGGGTCAGGCGGCGAATGCGGAGGTCGCCGTCACCGTGGACGACGAGGCCTTCTTCGGGTTGTTGCTGGAGAGACTGGCGCGGCTGCCTTGAGGACAGGTCTGCGCAGAGGCTTGAGGGAAGGCTGACGCTTGCCACCCCGCCTCCTCCGCAAGGGGGGAGGAGTAACGACGCCAAAGCTTTCGCTCTTTCAAAACCGTCTCCTGTGGACGGCCCATCCCACCCCTCGGCTCGCGCTCGCACCGCCTTCACCACGCCTTGCTCGCGCAGCGAGACGGTGGGCCCGCGGCTGAGGATGCAGCAAGATCAAACTTTACGCTCAGAGGAAAGCGGCCACAGGCCAGATGGGCGGGCCCCTTGCCCAGCGCAGCGCCGCTCCCCCTGCCCCCTGTGGGGGTAGGGGGCAGGGGGGTGGGGGCCAACCGCAGCAAGACCCCCTGCCCCTGCAGCCTCTCCTCCCGAAGCCTCAACCTCCCACTGCAGCCACCACCGCCTCCTCGTCCGGCTCCAGCGGCTCGAAGCGGGCACGGAACAGGCGAAAGGTCTCGTCGGCGATGAAGAGGGCGCCCAGCTTCCTGTTACGCTCCCGGACTCGCCGCAGCGCCTCCCCATCCGGCAGACTCAGCGCGTACAGGGTGAGGGGCATCCCAGCCCCGCCGCCTTCGCCCGCAGAGCATCCCGGCTCGCCCGGGTCCAGAACCCATCGTCGAGAATCACAGGCACGCCGAGTTCCAGGGGGCGAGTCCACTGCGCCTCCATCATCGCCGTCACGCGGCCGAAGGACACCGGGAAGAGGTCGGCGGGCGGGTACTGGCCGTACAGGGCGCCATCCACTCGTCGCTGGAGAAGCGCATTCCCGGAAGCGTCTGCTCCAGCCGCAGCGCCAGGGTAGTCTTGCCGCTGCCGATAAAACCGTGCAGGGCGTGGATGCCCGGTCCAGATTCAGTCAAGGGGCTCCTCCAACCGCAGCGCGACGGGTAAACCTTCCGGCAACCGGTAGGCGTGCAGGGTGCGCGTTCGCAGGTCGGCGATCACGTACGGCACCGGGTACGCGGCGAGGCGGGTGTCGGTGAGGCTGGGCTCAGCCGGACCGCGCGGGTGGCTGTGGTACAGGCCGACGAGCGTGAGCCCCGCCGCCTCCATCGCCCGCAGGGCGCGCAGGAGGTGCCCGGGATGGGCCAGGTACGTGCGCTCGGGGTCGCTGGACACGTTGGCAAGGGGATAGAGCGCGGCCGCCTCCGCGCCGCTGGCCATCAGCCGTCCACCCAGGGCGCCGACGCACTCGCGGGGGGCCTCACGCTCGGCGTGGTCCCACAGGGCGCCCACCAAGGCGGGCGGGAGGAGCAGGGTCACGGGGGGCATTATCGGGCCAGGCGGGGCTCTCACAAAAACCTGCGCTGGGTGCGGGGTGGCGCGGCAGGCCCAACCGGGCTGGGGTACACTGCGGCCTATGGCGAAGGCTCGTGCGAAAGCGGCTCCACCCGTGAACCGCTTCGATGGGGAGGCGCTGGGTCTGGTGCTGTTCGCGCTGGGAATCTTCCTGGCGGTCACCCTGGCCCTGCCCCAGATGGCGGAAGGCGGATTCATGACGCAGGCCCACGTGGCGCTGCTGGGCTGGCTGGGCTGGGGCGCGTACCTGCTGCCCCTCATTCCGGTCGCGTACGGCGTGCTGGTCTTCCTGGGCCGCGACCTGGGCGGGCTCACCCGGCGCACGGTCGGCGGGGTGATCGTGGTGGCGTCGCTGCTCGCGCTACACGAGGTCTTCGTTCCCGGCGCGGCGGGCGAGGGGGCCGAGCGCGTGATGGAGCCCCTGGTGCTCCCCCTGAAGTCGGCGGCGGCTCTGTTGCCGCTCGTCACGCTGACGCTGGGGCTGGAGGTCATGTTGCGCCTCCAGCCCCTCACGCTGCTCAAGAGCTTTTTCCGGGGGCTGAGCGTGCTGCTGGGCGGGGCCACCACCCGGGTGCAGGGCGCCATCGAGGCGCGGCAGGACGGGCGCGAGTCGGCCCGCGTGCGGGTCGCGGTCCGGCAGGCCCTGACGGCCCACACCCGCGACCTGGAGACCCTGCGCAAGCTCTACCCGGAGGCCCAGCCCCTCAAGGCCCAGCACGAGGAGGTCCGCGCCGCCGCGCGCGAGGTCCGCACCCTCGATGAGGCAAACCTGAAGAACCTGGAGCGCGACCTGGCCGGATGGCGCGAGGTGACGACCACCTTCGTGGGCCACGCGGCGCGCGACCTGCGCGAGGCGGTGGGGGCGGAAGCCCCGGAGGCGGGCGCCGACGCCGAGGCCCTGGCGAACGCGGTGCGCCAGGGGCGCCACGAACTCAGCGTGGAACTCCCCAGCACCCTGGCGAGCGGGGCGGTGGAGCGGCTGCGCCGGGGGCTGGTGACCGACCTGCAACGCCTCGCCGGTCGGGCCGGAAAGCTGGAGCGCGAGCGCCAGGCCGCCGAGAAGGCCCTCGCCAAGCCGGACGCTGGCGTGCTGGCGCGAGAACTCCCCGCGGGGCGCGAGCGCGAGAAGGCCTGGCGCGAACTCGCCGAGGACTTCACGGCCTGGCGCGCCCGCGAGCGCCACTACCCCGGCTGGCCCGACCTCGCCGCCGCCTTCGACCGCGCCCCCACCGAGCTGGCCGCCGCCCTCGCCGAGGCGCTGGCCGCCGACCCCGACGGGACGCTCGCCGCGCAGGACGAGTGGCGGGGCCGCCTCGACCGCGCGCAGCGGGAGGCGCTGGAGCGGGCGCAGGCGATGGCCGTCCAGGCGACGGCGGCCAGCACCGTCTACGGGGAGCTGACGGACGAGGACCCCGTGCCCGCCCTCGACTTCGACTTCACGGCGCCCCCGAAGGAGGAGGGGGCTGAACCCGCCGTCCCGGTGGACCTTCCTCCCCCCGATTCCGTCACGGTGATCGCCGCCGCGCCGTCCCAGCCGGAAGTCCTCCCGAGTGGAAGCGTGCAGGCGAGCGCCCCATCCAAACCCGCGACCCAGGCGACCCTGGACGCCGATGAGGGCTCGGCCCCCTGGGAGAGTGCCCAGCCGGAGCGCCGACGGCCCACTCAAGGTGCGCTGGACCTCGCCCTGCCGGGGTACGAGCTGCTCGACCCCGTTCCGGCCACGGCCACGAACACGGCGGCCCTCGACGTGGCGGCGCGGCAGCGGGCGGCGATCATTGACCAGACGCTGCGGCACTTCGGCCTCCAGGCGAAGGTGGTCGATTTCGCGCGTGGACCGACCGTCACCCGCTACGAGATCGAGCCCGCCCCCGGCGAGAAGATCAGCCGCATCGCCTCCTTGTCCAACGACCTCGCCCGCGCGCTCGCGGTGGGCGGCGTGCGCGTGGAGGCCCCAGTGCCCGGCAAGAGCGTGATCGGCCTGGAGGTGCCCAACGTCGAGCGCGAGCCCGTGACCTTCCACCAGGCCGCCCTCGCCCCCACCTTCCGCCAGACGCGCGCCAAGCTGCCGATCATCCTGGGCAAGAGCATCGACGGGGAACTGATGGTCGGGGACCTCGCCAAGATGCCGCACCTCCTGATCGCGGGCTCGACGGGCTCGGGCAAGTCGGTGTGCGTGAACACGCTCATCACCTCGCTGCTGTACCGCTACCTCCCCACCGAGCTGCGCTTCCTGATGGTGGACCCCAAGATGGTGGAGCTGACGCCGTACGACGGCATTCCCCACCTGGTGCGCCCGGTCGTCACCAACCCGATGGACGCGGCGGGCGTGCTGCTGGGCGCGGTCGCCCACATGGAGCGGCGCTACAAGATGATGTCCCAGGTCGGCGCCAAGAACCTGGAGCAGTTCAACGCCAAGATGCGGATGGTGAATGAGGCCGAGCTGCCTCACCTCGTCATCATCATCGACGAGCTGGCGGACCTGATGATCACCTCGCCCAAGGAGGTCGAGTCGGCGATCATGCGTCTGGCGCAGATGGCCCGCGCGACGGGGATGCACCTCGTCCTCGCCACCCAGCGCCCCTCGGTGGACATCCTGACCAGCCTGATCAAGGTGAACGTGCCCGCCCGCATCGCCTTCGCGGTCTCCAGCAGCCACGACTCGCGCACCATCCTCGACGCGGTGGGTGCCGAGCGGCTGACCGGTATGGGCGACATGCTGTTCTACCAGCCCGGCCTCATCAAGCCGGTACGCCTCCAGGGTCCCTACATCTCCGAGGTCGAGTCAGCCCGGATCACCGATGAGCTGCGGCGCCAGGTCTTCGACGACGCCTTTGTGGAGGCCTACGGGGCGGACTTCGACGGCACGGTCGAGGCGAGCGGCCCCACCACCGACAAGAGCAACATGGACTTCTCCGACCCGCTGCTGCGCCAGGCGGCGCTGATCGCCATCGAGGAGGGGCAGGGCAGCGTGTCGCGCCTGCAACGCCGCCTCTCGGTCGGCCACGCGCGGGCGGGCAAGCTGATGGACATGCTCGAGGCGATGGGTATCGTCTCCAAACACCAGGGGAGCAAGCCGCGCGAGGTCCTGATCACCGAGGCTGACCTGCCGGAGTATTTCGGGAAGTAGCCCGGGGGGAGCGGGGGGTGGCTGGGCGGCGGGTCCGGCCACCCTTTCCGTTCTCCCGACATGCCCGGCGCCATGAGCAAGCGGTGAGGAGCGGCCCAAACGGACCCGATTATTCGTTTACGTGTCCTGTCTGAATCGCTACCAAAGTTGCTTTTTAGGAGGGTGTGGTGAAGATTGGGAGGCGGACAGTTCAATCCAGAGGTGATTTCATGAAGAAGCAGACCAGCCTCGTCACGCTCAGCCTGATGCTCGCTACGCCCGCGCTTGCCGGGGGTGCGGGGGCACCTGTCACCGGGGGCGCGGCCTCCGGCACGTGCCGCAGCATCGCCCAGATCGTCAGCACGGACCCGCAGTTCAGCACGCTGCTCACCGCCGTGCAGGCCGCCGGCCTCACCCAGACGCTGTCGAGCGGGCAGTACACGGTCTTCGCGCCGACGAACGCCGCCTTCGCCAAGCTGCCCAGCGACCAGCTCGCGGCGGTCCTGAACGACCCCGAGATGCTGCGCGGCGTGCTGCTGTACCACGTGGTGCCCGGCAAGGTGACCGCCAAGCAGGTGGCGAGCCTGCGGAGCGTCAAGACCGCGCAGGGCGCGAACCTGGCGGTCAGCACGATGGGCAGCCGGGTCATGGTGGGCGGCGCCAACGTGGTCCGCGCCGACGTGGCGGCCTGCAACGGCGTGATCCACGTGATCGACACGGTCCTGATGCCCCCGATGGCGGCCGCCGCTCCTGCACCCGCCCCCGCGCCCGCCGCGACGGCCCCGGCAGAGACGGCCCCAGCGGCGACCACGACCACGGATACGTCGGCGACCACCACCGACACAAGCACGACCACGACGGAAACCACGACGACCGACACGTCCACCACGACGACGGATACGGCGGCCACGACCGATACCACCGCGGCCACGACGACCGATACGGCGGCCCCGGCGGCCATCACCATCACCAGCATTCCCGCCCTCCCGCTCACCGGCGCGACAGTCAGCGCGACGGGCGCGACCACGACCACCACGACGACCGACACGGGTGCGGCGGCGGCCACGGACACGTCGGCGGCGACCACGACCGACACCTCGGCCACGACGACCACCACGGATACGACCACGACGACCGACACGAGCGCGGCGGCCACCACCGACACGTCGGCAACCACCACCGACACGAGCGCGACCGACGCCGCTGCCCCCGCGACGAACACGCTGTACGACGTGATTGCGGCCGACGACCGCTTCAGCACCCTGCGCGACCTGCTGAGCGACGCGGGCCTCACCGAGACGCTCACGAGCGGCGAGTACACCGTCTTCGCCCCCACCAACGAGGCGTTCGACGCCATCCCCGCGGAGCAGCTCGCCGCACTGTCGGCGGACCCCGAGCTGCTTAAGCGCGTGCTGTCCTACCACGTGGTCCAGGGCCGGGTCAGCGCCGAGCAACTCGCCACCGGCGCGGCGCTCACCACCGCCGAGGGCAGCCCCCTGACCCCCATGATGAGCGGCGCGACCCAGATGGTCGGCAACGCCAACATCAGCGAGACCGTCAGCACCGCCAGCAACGGCACCATCTACGTGATCAACCAGGTCCTTCTGCCCCCCGGCGTGACGCTGCCCACCGATGCGGGCACGGCCACCGACACCTCGGCGACGACCACGGACACCAGCACGACGACGACCGATACGTCCGCGACCACGGGCACCACCACGGACACCTCGGCGGCCACCGGCACGACCACCACCGACACGTCGGCCGCGGCCACCACGACGACGGCGACCACCACCACGACCCCCGCGTCCGGCACCACCCTCGTCGCGCTGCTCTCCGCTGACGCGCGCTTCAGCACGCTCGTCGGGCTGATTCAGCAGGCCGGGCTGGCCGAGACGCTCGCGGGCGGCGAGTACACCGTCTTCGCGCCGACCAACGACGCCTTTGCCAAAATTCCGGCGGCTGACCTGACCGCGATCACCAGCAACCCCGACCGTCTGAAGGCGGTGCTGCTGTACCACGTGGTGCAGGGCCGCCAGACCGCCGAGCAGCTCGCCGCCGCCACCCAGCTCACCACGGCGCAGGGGGGCACCGTCGCCCTGAACCTCAACGGCACGACCCAGGTGGTCGGCGGGGCCAACGTGAGCGAGCGGCTCGACACGGCCAGCAACGGCACCGTCTATGTGATCGACACCGTGCTGCTGCCGCCCAACCCCTGAGCCTTCCTCCCCGTCCTCGCAACCGCCCGCCCCGCGCGGGCGGTTTTGTCATGAGGTCCGGGGGAGGGGATGGTCGCGCTGAAAGGCCGCCCAGGTGTTCGCGTCACGCGGGTGCCCATTTGCCTCCGTCCACATCCAGTACGGGGTGTAGAGGCTGCGGGCCGTCTCGACCTCGTCGCGGAAGATCTCGGCGCTCAGGCCCGTTCGCAGCAGGCCGCTCGTCCCGAAGCGGCGCAGGACGCCCGAGCGGTCGTAGGGCACGGCCCGGAACTCGGGCACCCAGCCGGACGGCGTGGCGGTGAGCAGCAGGTACTGGGCGCGGGGATCGCCGTTGGCGGGGGCGCCGACCGCGCCGGTGTTCAGCACGAGTACGCCCCCACGCTCGGCCCGCGCGGGCCGGTGGATGTGCGAGCCGACGAGCACGCCCGCGCTCCCCGCCAACTCGGCCACCCGCTCCGGGTCCGTGCGCTCGCTCAGGCTCTCGCGGTAGTGGGCCGGGGTGCCGTGGGCGACGAGCACCTCGGGCAGACCCGCCTCCCTCAGCGTGAGGGTCAGGGGCCAGTCCTGCGGCACGTGCAGCAGTCCCGCCCGGTCGAGTTGCGCCGCACTCCAGTCGGTCGCGCCCCAGAAGGGGTCGGTGAACCAGCCCTCCGGCAGCGTGTCCGAGCGGGTGTGCCACAGGTGCAGCAGGTCGTCGTGGTTGCCGAGGGTAAAGGTCACGTCCTCCCGTTCGAGCAGCAGGGACAGCGCCTCCACCGAATCCGGTCCCCGGTTCACCACGTCGCCGTTCACGATGATGCGGTTCGCGCCCTGCCGGTCGATGTCGGCCAGCACGGCCCGCAGGGCATCGGCATTGCCGTGGATGTCGGCGATCAGGGCGACGCGCACGCGGGGCATTCTAGGGGAGCCGTCCGGCGCGGGCTGTCAGCGAGTAGCCAGTAAGGGGAGGCGGGCCGCTGAACGTCGCCCCTGGCCGCTCTATGCTGCCCCCATGATCGACGCGCTGGTCGGAAATACACCGCTCGTGCAGCTCGGGCGGGTGGTCGAGCCCGGGATGGCGGACGTGTTCGTGAAGCTCGAAGGCCTCAACCCGGGCGGCAGCATCAAGGACCGCACCGCGCTGGGCCTGGTCGAGGACGCCGAGCGGCGGGGGGTCCTAAAGCCGGGGGGCACCATCGTGGAGCCCACGAGCGGCAACACCGGGATCGGGCTGGCGCAGGTCGCCGCCGCGCGGGGCTACCGCCTGATCCTGTGCATGCCCGCCCAGATGAGCGAGGAACGCAAGCGCACCCTAACCGCCTACGGCGCCGAACTCGTCCTCACCGACCCCGAGCGCCGGATGCTGGCCGCCATCGAGGAGGCCGGGCGCATCGAGCGCGAGCAGGGCGCCGTGCTGCTGGGCCAGTTCACCAACCCTGCCAACCCCGCCACCCACGAGCGGACGACCGGGCCGGAACTGTGGACCCAGATGGAGGGCCGCATCGACGCCTTTGTCTACGGCACGGGCACGGGCGGCACGATCAGCGGGGTGGGCCGCTTCCTGAAACGGCAGGACCCGGGGGTGCGTGTGGTGGCGGTGGAGCCCGCCCGAAGCAACGTTCTCAGTGGCGGCGAGCGCGGCGAACACGGCTTTCAGGGCATGGGGCCGGGCTTCATCCCCGAGAACCTCGACCGGGGCGTGATCGACGAGGTGATCACCGTCTGGGAGGAGGACGCCTATCCCCTCGCCCGGCGTCTGGCCCGCGAGGAAGGCGTCTTCGTGGGCATGAGCAGCGGCGCGATGGTGTGGGCGGCCCTGGAGGTCGCGCGGCGGCTGGGTCCGGGCAAGCGCGTGGCGACCATCGCCTGCGATACGGGCGCGCGCTACCTGACGACCAGCCTGTTCAATGACGCGAAGACGGGGACACCGCCCGGCTACAAGCCCTACTCGCGGGAGCGGCTGGAGGTCGAGCCGGGCGCGGGGTGATTCCTGGGCACGGCAGGGCGGGCCACCCGGCATGAGGCGGCCCGCCGTCTTTGCTGAGGCTTGCCCCTAGCGGCGCCGTCCCCCGAACATCCCGATCAGGTCGTCAAGGGCGTTCCCATCCCCGTCGCGGTCGAGGACGTTGTTCAGGGTCCCGATCATGCCCCCCAGGTTCCCGGTCTGGCCGCCGCCCATCTGCCCCGTTCCGGCGTGGCCCGGCTGGCCGAGCGGGTCCTGGCTGTAGCCGGGAATCACGGGGCCACCGCCCAGCACCCCGCCCTGAGTCGGCTGCCCGTACTCGGGCTGCTGAACCTGCCCCTGACCACCGCCCAGCATTCCACCGAGGCTACCGCCCATGCCGCCTCCCAGCAGACCGCCGAGGATGCTGCCGAGGTCGATGCCGCCCATACCCCCGGCCTGCCCCAGGGAGCCGCCGTAGCCGCCCGCCTGGCCCTGACGGCGGCGGCTGAGGTACGCCATGACGAGCGGCGCGACCATCGAGAGAACCTGCATGGCGAGCTGCGGGTCGATGCCCGCCCGGCGGCTCACCGCATTCGCGGCAGCCTGCTGCTGGCCCCCGAAGACGTGCCCGAGAATCTGCTGGCCCTGGGAGGGATCGGGCGCCTGCCCCTGCCCGAACAGGTCGAGGGCGCGCCCGTCGTGCCCGTCGAGCGCCCCGGCGAGGGCCTGCGCCCCCTGCGGGTCCTGCGCGTTGCGCGTCATCGCGCCGAGGAGCAGGGGCACAGCGGCTTCCAGCGCCGCCTCGGTCTGCCCGGGCGAGGTGCCGAGCCGCTGCCCGAGGGTCTGCTGCGCCTGGCCCATGCCGCCGAGCAT
This sequence is a window from Deinococcus aerius. Protein-coding genes within it:
- a CDS encoding nucleoside hydrolase → MRAVTASPLPVILDGDPGLDDAIAWLLALASPEEVRVLGLTAVHGNVGLDRTTRNALVTLALAGEAGAGVPVYAGANRPLIRPAMTAAAVHGESGLPASGLPEPGRGAESEHAVDFISRAVRGQPGEVTLVATGPLTNVALAFRLAPDLPELLREVVWMGGSTGQGNRTPAAEFNALADPHAARIVLESGVRVRMFGLNVTMQAVATPERVERLRTLGNRAGRVSAELLTFYAGIYRERYGMTGGALHDPLAVAAVIRPGLCEMRPMNVQVETQEGLNFGRTVCDLYGVTGQAANAEVAVTVDDEAFFGLLLERLARLP
- a CDS encoding AAA family ATPase, producing MTESGPGIHALHGFIGSGKTTLALRLEQTLPGMRFSSDEWMAPCTASTRPPTSSRCPSAA
- a CDS encoding Mov34/MPN/PAD-1 family protein; the encoded protein is MPPVTLLLPPALVGALWDHAEREAPRECVGALGGRLMASGAEAAALYPLANVSSDPERTYLAHPGHLLRALRAMEAAGLTLVGLYHSHPRGPAEPSLTDTRLAAYPVPYVIADLRTRTLHAYRLPEGLPVALRLEEPLD
- a CDS encoding FtsK/SpoIIIE family DNA translocase, with the translated sequence MAKARAKAAPPVNRFDGEALGLVLFALGIFLAVTLALPQMAEGGFMTQAHVALLGWLGWGAYLLPLIPVAYGVLVFLGRDLGGLTRRTVGGVIVVASLLALHEVFVPGAAGEGAERVMEPLVLPLKSAAALLPLVTLTLGLEVMLRLQPLTLLKSFFRGLSVLLGGATTRVQGAIEARQDGRESARVRVAVRQALTAHTRDLETLRKLYPEAQPLKAQHEEVRAAAREVRTLDEANLKNLERDLAGWREVTTTFVGHAARDLREAVGAEAPEAGADAEALANAVRQGRHELSVELPSTLASGAVERLRRGLVTDLQRLAGRAGKLERERQAAEKALAKPDAGVLARELPAGREREKAWRELAEDFTAWRARERHYPGWPDLAAAFDRAPTELAAALAEALAADPDGTLAAQDEWRGRLDRAQREALERAQAMAVQATAASTVYGELTDEDPVPALDFDFTAPPKEEGAEPAVPVDLPPPDSVTVIAAAPSQPEVLPSGSVQASAPSKPATQATLDADEGSAPWESAQPERRRPTQGALDLALPGYELLDPVPATATNTAALDVAARQRAAIIDQTLRHFGLQAKVVDFARGPTVTRYEIEPAPGEKISRIASLSNDLARALAVGGVRVEAPVPGKSVIGLEVPNVEREPVTFHQAALAPTFRQTRAKLPIILGKSIDGELMVGDLAKMPHLLIAGSTGSGKSVCVNTLITSLLYRYLPTELRFLMVDPKMVELTPYDGIPHLVRPVVTNPMDAAGVLLGAVAHMERRYKMMSQVGAKNLEQFNAKMRMVNEAELPHLVIIIDELADLMITSPKEVESAIMRLAQMARATGMHLVLATQRPSVDILTSLIKVNVPARIAFAVSSSHDSRTILDAVGAERLTGMGDMLFYQPGLIKPVRLQGPYISEVESARITDELRRQVFDDAFVEAYGADFDGTVEASGPTTDKSNMDFSDPLLRQAALIAIEEGQGSVSRLQRRLSVGHARAGKLMDMLEAMGIVSKHQGSKPREVLITEADLPEYFGK
- a CDS encoding fasciclin domain-containing protein — encoded protein: MKKQTSLVTLSLMLATPALAGGAGAPVTGGAASGTCRSIAQIVSTDPQFSTLLTAVQAAGLTQTLSSGQYTVFAPTNAAFAKLPSDQLAAVLNDPEMLRGVLLYHVVPGKVTAKQVASLRSVKTAQGANLAVSTMGSRVMVGGANVVRADVAACNGVIHVIDTVLMPPMAAAAPAPAPAPAATAPAETAPAATTTTDTSATTTDTSTTTTETTTTDTSTTTTDTAATTDTTAATTTDTAAPAAITITSIPALPLTGATVSATGATTTTTTTDTGAAAATDTSAATTTDTSATTTTTDTTTTTDTSAAATTDTSATTTDTSATDAAAPATNTLYDVIAADDRFSTLRDLLSDAGLTETLTSGEYTVFAPTNEAFDAIPAEQLAALSADPELLKRVLSYHVVQGRVSAEQLATGAALTTAEGSPLTPMMSGATQMVGNANISETVSTASNGTIYVINQVLLPPGVTLPTDAGTATDTSATTTDTSTTTTDTSATTGTTTDTSAATGTTTTDTSAAATTTTATTTTTPASGTTLVALLSADARFSTLVGLIQQAGLAETLAGGEYTVFAPTNDAFAKIPAADLTAITSNPDRLKAVLLYHVVQGRQTAEQLAAATQLTTAQGGTVALNLNGTTQVVGGANVSERLDTASNGTVYVIDTVLLPPNP
- a CDS encoding metallophosphoesterase family protein is translated as MPRVRVALIADIHGNADALRAVLADIDRQGANRIIVNGDVVNRGPDSVEALSLLLEREDVTFTLGNHDDLLHLWHTRSDTLPEGWFTDPFWGATDWSAAQLDRAGLLHVPQDWPLTLTLREAGLPEVLVAHGTPAHYRESLSERTDPERVAELAGSAGVLVGSHIHRPARAERGGVLVLNTGAVGAPANGDPRAQYLLLTATPSGWVPEFRAVPYDRSGVLRRFGTSGLLRTGLSAEIFRDEVETARSLYTPYWMWTEANGHPRDANTWAAFQRDHPLPRTS
- the cysK gene encoding cysteine synthase A, with the protein product MIDALVGNTPLVQLGRVVEPGMADVFVKLEGLNPGGSIKDRTALGLVEDAERRGVLKPGGTIVEPTSGNTGIGLAQVAAARGYRLILCMPAQMSEERKRTLTAYGAELVLTDPERRMLAAIEEAGRIEREQGAVLLGQFTNPANPATHERTTGPELWTQMEGRIDAFVYGTGTGGTISGVGRFLKRQDPGVRVVAVEPARSNVLSGGERGEHGFQGMGPGFIPENLDRGVIDEVITVWEEDAYPLARRLAREEGVFVGMSSGAMVWAALEVARRLGPGKRVATIACDTGARYLTTSLFNDAKTGTPPGYKPYSRERLEVEPGAG
- a CDS encoding DUF937 domain-containing protein, which gives rise to MMDIFNMLGGMGQAQQTLGQRLGTSPGQTEAALEAAVPLLLGAMTRNAQDPQGAQALAGALDGHDGRALDLFGQGQAPDPSQGQQILGHVFGGQQQAAANAVSRRAGIDPQLAMQVLSMVAPLVMAYLSRRRQGQAGGYGGSLGQAGGMGGIDLGSILGGLLGGGMGGSLGGMLGGGQGQVQQPEYGQPTQGGVLGGGPVIPGYSQDPLGQPGHAGTGQMGGGQTGNLGGMIGTLNNVLDRDGDGNALDDLIGMFGGRRR